One genomic segment of bacterium includes these proteins:
- a CDS encoding ferredoxin, translating into MKVKVDRELCIGCGLCEESCPEVFALDDEGKAYVLPDADFEACDLEDVAHSCPAEAISIEE; encoded by the coding sequence ATGAAAGTGAAGGTAGACAGAGAGCTTTGCATAGGTTGCGGGCTCTGTGAGGAGAGCTGTCCAGAGGTCTTCGCCTTGGACGATGAGGGCAAGGCATATGTTTTGCCCGATGCAGATTTTGAAGCCTGCGACCTTGAGGATGTAGCCCACTCCTGTCCCGCTGAGGCTATCAGCATAGAGGAGTAA
- a CDS encoding DUF1559 domain-containing protein has protein sequence MKRKGFTLIELLVVIAIIAILAAILFPVFSRAREQARKAACVSNMKQLAQALQMYAQDWDENFPDWRWGRDRGNPPVSGNPATPLPWYLAAFPYVKNEAVYVCPSDNRCPDGGPKGRRCCEDCKYPQFPISYGINEVISGWGRTSLAQWQKPAETVLLGDCRASLTGSWPGSTPNSPGYIARYILANQPPSDACGGCLSGINLPAMRDDYTRHTGGSVIAFVDGHVKWVKWDQIKMRSYGGPLVYLPEDEWY, from the coding sequence ATGAAAAGAAAAGGATTTACGCTCATTGAACTGCTCGTCGTCATAGCTATCATCGCTATTCTCGCGGCAATTCTCTTCCCAGTTTTCAGCCGTGCGAGAGAGCAGGCGCGTAAAGCTGCCTGCGTAAGCAATATGAAGCAGTTAGCGCAGGCTTTGCAGATGTATGCACAAGACTGGGACGAAAACTTCCCAGATTGGCGATGGGGTCGTGATAGAGGTAATCCTCCTGTAAGCGGGAATCCCGCAACGCCGCTCCCTTGGTACCTCGCTGCCTTCCCCTATGTGAAGAACGAGGCTGTCTATGTCTGCCCCTCCGATAACCGTTGCCCCGACGGTGGTCCAAAAGGTAGAAGGTGCTGTGAAGATTGTAAGTACCCCCAGTTCCCAATAAGTTACGGTATAAACGAGGTTATAAGCGGTTGGGGTAGGACCTCCTTAGCCCAATGGCAGAAACCTGCAGAAACTGTTCTTCTCGGTGATTGTCGTGCTTCTCTGACCGGAAGCTGGCCCGGCTCTACCCCGAATTCACCCGGCTATATAGCTCGCTATATACTCGCCAACCAACCTCCCTCAGATGCATGCGGTGGCTGTCTTAGTGGCATCAATTTGCCGGCTATGCGCGATGATTATACCCGCCACACCGGTGGTTCAGTTATCGCCTTCGTTGATGGACATGTTAAGTGGGTGAAATGGGACCAGATAAAGATGAGAAGTTACGGAGGACCGCTTGTCTACCTGCCAGAGGACGAATGGTATTGA
- a CDS encoding prepilin peptidase, translated as MVPLVLAGAFIFGAVVGSFLNMLIWRLPREESIVFPPSHCPKCNAPLRPLDLIPILSYLMLKGRCRYCGERIEPRYLIVELASSSLSLLLAYRFLIYDYEPYLLLLYLPFSLALIAVFFIDLQHYIIPDQLSFFTIGWGILINGIMIWQKRDELMWGFLPPAIFSALAMALLVVLIDLIGRKIFKKESMGGGDVMLAGGMGACLGWKNALVAFFLAVLVGAIWGICLILRGKKEWGTYIPFGPFLVIGSIGAIFFASSLIDFYLTLAGFK; from the coding sequence ATGGTTCCTCTTGTTCTGGCAGGCGCCTTTATCTTCGGCGCGGTGGTTGGAAGCTTTCTCAATATGCTAATTTGGCGCCTGCCAAGAGAGGAATCCATCGTCTTCCCACCTTCCCACTGCCCCAAATGCAACGCCCCACTCCGCCCCCTCGACCTAATCCCTATCCTCAGCTATTTGATGCTTAAAGGACGATGTAGATATTGTGGGGAGAGAATAGAGCCACGCTATCTAATAGTTGAATTAGCCTCCTCCAGTTTATCACTCCTCCTTGCATATAGGTTTTTGATTTATGATTACGAACCCTATCTTCTTCTCCTCTACCTCCCATTCAGCTTAGCCCTTATCGCTGTCTTTTTCATAGACCTCCAGCACTACATAATACCCGACCAGCTCTCCTTTTTTACGATAGGATGGGGCATCCTCATAAATGGGATTATGATTTGGCAGAAAAGGGATGAGCTTATGTGGGGTTTTCTTCCGCCCGCGATATTCTCCGCTTTAGCCATGGCGCTTCTCGTTGTTCTGATAGATTTGATTGGGAGGAAGATATTTAAGAAGGAGAGTATGGGCGGAGGCGATGTGATGTTGGCGGGTGGGATGGGAGCTTGTTTGGGTTGGAAGAACGCGCTTGTCGCTTTTTTCCTTGCTGTCTTAGTGGGGGCAATATGGGGGATATGTTTGATATTGAGAGGGAAGAAGGAATGGGGAACTTATATTCCCTTTGGTCCCTTTTTAGTTATAGGGAGCATAGGGGCAATATTTTTTGCTTCCTCGCTAATAGATTTTTATTTAACATTAGCGGGGTTTAAATAA
- a CDS encoding type II secretion system F family protein, with the protein MPNYEYAARDISGQIIRGRAEAENEKVLAQRLAREGYKVVSIRREKIAGAGFALPFIGGVKISDLAIFSRQFSTMIDAGVTLVKALSVLEEQTTSGTLRKVINQVRRDVEGGESLSRAMAKHPRVFSDLYVGLVRAGEVGGALEEVLQRIAKFLEDDLALRRKVKGALTYPIIVVGFALMIILVLVTFVVPRFINMIAEITQKTGAEEELPPLTRALMNFSDFVIHKWYWIIAILVGLFIVYRVLKSTRWGRRAWDFMMLKAPVVGKLSHKLALARFSRTLATLLGSGVPILQAMETTAGTVGNSIIGDAILEARARIREGDPIAGPMQKSKYFPPMVVHMVSVGEESGALDDMLIKVAEFYEQEVDTAIQSLSDAIQPVVLVLLGGAVLVILIALWGPIITVLQKIGEQGGGG; encoded by the coding sequence ATGCCAAACTACGAATACGCAGCGCGAGATATATCGGGGCAGATAATAAGAGGAAGAGCCGAGGCTGAGAATGAGAAGGTATTGGCGCAGAGGCTTGCTAGGGAAGGATATAAGGTCGTTTCTATAAGAAGGGAGAAGATAGCGGGAGCTGGCTTCGCGCTGCCATTCATCGGCGGCGTTAAGATATCCGACCTCGCGATATTCAGCAGGCAGTTCTCAACGATGATAGACGCAGGCGTAACCCTCGTTAAGGCGCTCTCTGTCTTGGAGGAGCAGACGACGAGCGGAACTCTTCGCAAGGTGATAAATCAGGTTCGCAGGGATGTTGAGGGAGGCGAAAGCCTCTCAAGAGCAATGGCAAAGCATCCTCGCGTCTTCTCCGACCTTTATGTAGGGCTTGTTAGGGCTGGTGAAGTCGGTGGCGCGTTGGAGGAAGTCCTCCAAAGAATCGCCAAGTTCTTAGAAGATGACCTCGCCCTGCGGAGGAAGGTCAAGGGAGCTTTGACTTACCCAATCATAGTCGTTGGCTTCGCTCTTATGATTATCCTCGTCCTTGTCACCTTCGTCGTGCCAAGGTTCATCAATATGATAGCGGAGATTACCCAGAAGACGGGAGCGGAGGAGGAACTCCCTCCTCTCACAAGGGCTCTAATGAACTTCAGCGATTTCGTCATTCATAAATGGTACTGGATAATCGCTATCCTGGTTGGGTTATTTATTGTCTATCGCGTTTTGAAGAGCACCCGCTGGGGCAGAAGAGCCTGGGATTTCATGATGTTGAAAGCACCCGTAGTCGGCAAGCTCTCCCATAAGCTCGCCCTTGCCCGCTTCTCCCGCACACTTGCCACCCTCCTTGGCTCCGGCGTCCCCATCCTTCAAGCTATGGAAACCACCGCTGGAACCGTCGGCAACTCCATAATCGGCGACGCGATTTTGGAGGCAAGAGCCCGCATCCGAGAGGGTGACCCAATCGCTGGTCCTATGCAGAAGAGCAAATACTTCCCACCCATGGTCGTGCATATGGTCAGCGTTGGAGAGGAGTCCGGTGCGCTTGACGATATGCTCATTAAAGTCGCAGAGTTCTATGAGCAGGAAGTTGATACCGCCATTCAGTCCCTCTCCGATGCCATCCAGCCTGTCGTTCTCGTCCTCCTCGGAGGCGCTGTTCTCGTTATCCTCATCGCCCTCTGGGGTCCCATTATAACGGTTCTCCAGAAGATAGGAGAGCAAGGCGGCGGAGGGTAA
- a CDS encoding type IV pilus twitching motility protein PilT: MHIDDLLRIVVEKGASDLHLVVGVPPIIRVDGKLIPTPYERVKPSQAQRLIYDILRDDQIQRFESEWELDFSYSLSKIARFRCNIYRDRGNVAGAFRLIPARIPTIRELNLPPILEDITRKPRGLVLVTGPTGSGKSTTLAAMIGVINSERSCHIITIEDPIEYIHPHKMSIINQREVGHDTKSFAAALRSALREDPDVILVGEMRDLETMATAITAAETGHLVLATLHTNNAAQTVERIIDVFPPSQQDQVRVQLANTLVAVISQQLLPRADGPGRVPACEVMICTPAIRNLIREMKFHQIPSIIQTSGEIGMQTMDQSLRDLYIRGLITYEEAMSRAINPDELKKLIASSGPVRPR, from the coding sequence GTGCATATAGACGACCTATTGAGAATAGTGGTTGAGAAGGGGGCTTCCGACCTCCATCTTGTAGTGGGAGTTCCACCCATCATAAGGGTGGATGGGAAGCTCATTCCCACGCCCTATGAGAGGGTCAAGCCTTCCCAGGCGCAGAGGTTGATTTATGACATCCTAAGAGATGACCAGATTCAAAGATTTGAAAGCGAATGGGAACTGGACTTCTCCTATTCCCTAAGCAAAATAGCTCGCTTCCGCTGCAATATTTATCGGGATAGGGGCAATGTAGCGGGAGCCTTTCGCCTCATCCCCGCTCGCATCCCAACCATAAGGGAGCTCAATCTCCCTCCCATTTTGGAGGATATAACTCGCAAACCTCGTGGCTTGGTCCTCGTAACAGGTCCCACGGGCTCGGGTAAATCCACTACCCTCGCCGCTATGATAGGTGTGATAAACTCTGAGCGCAGTTGTCATATAATAACGATTGAAGACCCAATAGAATATATCCATCCCCACAAGATGTCCATCATAAATCAAAGGGAAGTGGGACATGATACGAAAAGCTTCGCAGCCGCTCTTCGCAGTGCCTTGCGCGAAGACCCCGATGTAATACTTGTGGGGGAGATGAGGGATTTGGAGACAATGGCAACCGCTATAACAGCGGCTGAGACAGGACACCTTGTCCTCGCCACCCTCCACACGAACAACGCTGCCCAAACGGTTGAGAGAATCATAGATGTTTTTCCGCCCTCCCAGCAGGACCAAGTGAGGGTTCAATTGGCAAATACGCTTGTGGCGGTGATATCCCAGCAGTTGCTTCCCCGAGCCGATGGACCCGGCAGAGTCCCCGCCTGCGAAGTTATGATTTGCACCCCCGCAATTCGCAATCTCATAAGGGAGATGAAGTTCCATCAGATTCCCTCAATAATTCAGACGAGCGGTGAGATAGGAATGCAAACAATGGACCAGTCCCTAAGAGACCTTTATATCAGGGGACTGATAACCTATGAAGAGGCAATGAGCCGGGCGATAAATCCCGATGAGCTTAAGAAATTAATCGCCAGTTCGGGACCAGTCCGCCCGAGATGA
- the gspE gene encoding type II secretion system ATPase GspE, translating to MMRKDIGEILLEQGVITPEQLKEVRDVAKATKGDIKKLLIDLGYANEEQVYSAYAQQLGYPYIDFSKERIDPSAVNLVPQHFAQRYNVIPVRKIGDRKLLVAMADPTNILAIDDLRLVTGLEIEPAVAVPEMISEAINRHYRGETAPTPAVLTETAAGGGGLPTAVQEAISTLRARGEISAEEEEAIRVAEEAPIIRAVNAIIHQAIRERASDIHVEPERRSVRIRYRIDGILHEVMNLPRFLHPPLTSRIKIMADMNIAERRLPQDGRIPIRTPDGKDYDLRVSCIPTITGEKIVMRILDRQSPLIGLHKLGFFPDTFAALEKLITHPHGIILSTGPTGSGKTTTQYSILSRLNTTEVNIITIEDPVEYQLAGIYQVQVNTKAGLLFSNALRYFLRHDPDIIMVGEIRDLETAEIAIEASLTGHLVLSTLHTNDAPTAVTRLVDMGVEPFLISASLIGVLAQRLVRTLCPRCKEPYKPPVEGLRRLGLTPEEVEGVTFYRGRGCEYCRHTGYYGRTGIFELMVVNEEIAELIVRRAPLSEIREAARAAGMKTLMEDGLRKAMAGITTIEEVLRVAATVGF from the coding sequence ATGATGAGAAAGGATATAGGCGAAATACTCCTTGAGCAGGGAGTTATAACTCCCGAGCAGCTCAAGGAGGTGCGTGATGTTGCTAAGGCAACTAAAGGAGACATCAAGAAACTCCTTATAGACCTTGGCTACGCGAATGAGGAACAAGTTTACAGCGCCTACGCTCAACAACTGGGGTATCCTTACATTGATTTCAGCAAGGAGCGTATAGACCCCAGCGCTGTAAATCTTGTTCCCCAACATTTCGCCCAGCGTTACAATGTCATCCCCGTGCGAAAGATAGGGGACAGAAAGCTATTGGTCGCTATGGCTGACCCAACGAACATCCTTGCCATAGATGACCTAAGGCTCGTCACTGGCTTGGAAATAGAGCCAGCAGTAGCAGTGCCTGAGATGATAAGCGAGGCTATAAATAGGCACTATCGTGGGGAAACGGCGCCCACGCCGGCTGTTTTAACGGAGACCGCCGCTGGAGGTGGTGGTTTGCCAACCGCCGTTCAGGAGGCTATATCCACACTTAGAGCAAGGGGAGAAATTTCCGCTGAGGAGGAAGAAGCGATTAGAGTTGCTGAGGAGGCACCAATCATAAGGGCGGTTAACGCCATAATCCATCAAGCGATAAGGGAGAGAGCCTCCGATATCCATGTTGAGCCAGAGAGAAGAAGCGTGAGGATTAGATATAGGATAGATGGCATCCTTCATGAGGTTATGAATCTCCCCCGCTTTCTCCATCCGCCCCTCACCTCAAGAATAAAGATTATGGCTGATATGAACATCGCTGAGCGTCGTCTCCCCCAGGATGGAAGAATCCCCATAAGGACACCAGACGGCAAGGATTACGACCTGCGTGTCTCTTGCATCCCCACCATCACCGGGGAGAAGATAGTGATGCGAATACTTGATAGGCAGAGCCCCTTGATTGGATTGCACAAGTTGGGCTTCTTCCCCGATACATTCGCTGCCCTTGAAAAGCTGATAACTCATCCCCACGGCATTATCCTCTCAACTGGTCCTACAGGGTCGGGGAAAACGACTACCCAGTACTCCATCTTGAGCAGATTGAATACAACCGAGGTGAACATAATAACGATTGAGGACCCAGTTGAATACCAGCTGGCGGGAATTTATCAGGTGCAAGTCAATACCAAGGCAGGTCTTCTCTTCAGTAACGCATTGAGATATTTCCTCCGCCACGACCCGGACATAATAATGGTAGGAGAGATAAGAGACCTTGAAACCGCGGAGATAGCGATTGAAGCTTCCCTTACAGGACACCTTGTCCTCTCCACACTCCACACTAACGATGCCCCAACAGCTGTAACTCGTCTCGTTGATATGGGAGTTGAGCCTTTCCTAATTTCCGCTTCCTTGATAGGAGTCCTCGCTCAGCGCCTTGTTAGAACCCTCTGTCCTCGCTGTAAGGAACCATATAAGCCGCCAGTTGAGGGGCTGAGGCGTTTGGGTCTTACCCCTGAGGAAGTTGAGGGAGTAACTTTCTATAGGGGAAGAGGTTGCGAGTATTGCCGCCACACCGGTTATTATGGAAGAACGGGTATATTTGAGCTTATGGTGGTGAACGAGGAGATAGCGGAGCTGATTGTGAGGAGGGCGCCTCTTTCTGAAATAAGGGAAGCAGCTAGGGCGGCTGGGATGAAGACCTTGATGGAAGATGGTTTGCGGAAAGCTATGGCGGGAATAACAACGATTGAGGAAGTGCTCCGCGTGGCAGCAACGGTAGGATTCTAA
- a CDS encoding shikimate dehydrogenase, with the protein MERTVEIDLRAKFINATTKVVGVIGYPISHSLSPQMHNSAFSHLGLNYIYVAWEVAPPNLKLAMDGVRGLGIVGLNVTIPHKEKVSQFLDVLSEEAEMVGAVNTVQNLNGKLIGYNTDVEGFKRALNVDVRGKRAVLLGAGGAGRAVAYALVSSGASCIILNRTEEKARELAEKYKNLGAIEGRALTPSNLKEAMKGADILINATSLGMKGEEIEGVSELLKEGMVVMDLVYNPRETPLLKAARERGAEVVEGWKMLLHQGAFSFEIWTGRKAPLEVMEKVLQKILFDV; encoded by the coding sequence ATGGAGCGGACAGTTGAAATAGATTTAAGAGCAAAATTTATAAATGCCACCACGAAGGTGGTAGGGGTTATTGGTTATCCCATTTCCCACTCCCTATCCCCTCAGATGCATAACTCTGCCTTCTCCCATTTAGGTCTGAACTATATCTATGTTGCCTGGGAAGTAGCTCCCCCAAACCTAAAGCTTGCAATGGATGGGGTGAGGGGATTGGGGATAGTGGGTTTGAATGTGACGATTCCCCACAAGGAGAAGGTGAGTCAATTCCTTGATGTCCTCAGCGAGGAAGCTGAAATGGTGGGAGCAGTTAACACGGTGCAGAATCTCAATGGTAAGCTCATCGGTTATAATACCGATGTTGAAGGATTTAAGAGGGCGTTGAACGTGGATGTTAGGGGGAAGAGAGCGGTTCTATTGGGAGCGGGAGGAGCGGGGAGGGCTGTCGCTTATGCCCTTGTTTCATCTGGGGCAAGTTGTATAATACTGAATAGGACAGAGGAGAAAGCGAGAGAATTGGCTGAGAAATATAAAAATCTTGGCGCGATAGAAGGGAGAGCATTAACACCTTCTAATCTGAAGGAAGCTATGAAAGGAGCGGATATTCTAATAAATGCTACATCCTTAGGAATGAAGGGGGAGGAGATAGAAGGAGTGAGCGAGCTTTTAAAGGAGGGGATGGTGGTGATGGATTTGGTTTACAATCCCAGGGAAACCCCGTTATTGAAGGCTGCGAGGGAAAGGGGGGCGGAGGTTGTGGAGGGATGGAAGATGCTCCTCCATCAAGGGGCTTTTTCCTTTGAGATTTGGACGGGAAGGAAAGCACCTTTAGAGGTTATGGAAAAGGTATTGCAAAAAATTTTGTTTGATGTATAA
- a CDS encoding YqeG family HAD IIIA-type phosphatase → MARGKGIVPHFIYPSLWEVELEKLKELGIKAILLDLDNTIALGGKSEVPQKVRAWIEEAKGKEFKLCIFSNTFKMRRLWRISLELGIPYVRGKFKPRRGGLRKALNYLGVKPNESVMIGDRLLTDIWGGNRVGMWTILVKPLEGGAGIMTRLFYYLERFLLRLAIREHIESYFRQNI, encoded by the coding sequence TTGGCAAGGGGAAAAGGGATAGTCCCTCACTTTATTTATCCTTCCCTTTGGGAGGTAGAACTTGAGAAGCTTAAAGAGCTGGGAATAAAAGCTATCCTGCTTGACCTTGACAACACCATAGCTTTGGGAGGTAAAAGCGAAGTTCCTCAAAAGGTAAGAGCTTGGATAGAGGAGGCAAAGGGGAAAGAGTTCAAGTTGTGCATCTTTTCAAACACTTTCAAGATGAGGAGGTTATGGAGGATAAGCCTTGAGTTAGGAATTCCATATGTAAGGGGGAAATTCAAGCCGAGAAGAGGTGGTCTGAGAAAGGCGTTAAATTACCTTGGAGTGAAGCCTAACGAAAGCGTTATGATAGGAGATAGATTATTGACAGATATATGGGGAGGGAATAGAGTCGGTATGTGGACGATATTAGTGAAGCCGTTGGAGGGAGGTGCAGGAATTATGACGAGGCTTTTCTATTATCTTGAGCGGTTCCTTCTCCGGCTCGCAATTAGGGAACATATTGAGTCTTATTTTCGTCAAAATATATGA
- the mltG gene encoding endolytic transglycosylase MltG has product MKRYKLSGKEGVKLLYLLLSFFLLLFFLSLLPVGKGERKDIEIKEGTSLFYIADELKSEKLIRSKFSFVLLALLTGKGRKLKAGFYELSPALPSWKILGILAEGEVKKIKVTIPEGFSIRQIGERLEKAGIVSAKEFVHLATNAPLTLRMIVGAPSGNLEGFLFPDTYYFAKGESPENILKAMLWNFRKKVLEKVERGGELPFYDALKLASLVEWEAKHDEERRLIAGVLLNRLRKGMKLECDATVQYVLPRHKERITYKDLEIDSPYNTYKVKGLPPTPICNPGLPSIEAALNPEDTPFLFYVARPDGYHIFSLTAEEHFKAVERARRLWQGEKG; this is encoded by the coding sequence ATGAAACGCTATAAGCTGAGCGGAAAAGAAGGGGTAAAGCTTCTCTACCTCCTTTTATCTTTTTTCCTCTTGCTCTTCTTCCTTTCTCTGCTTCCCGTGGGGAAAGGCGAGCGAAAGGATATAGAGATAAAGGAGGGAACATCTCTTTTTTACATAGCGGATGAATTAAAGAGCGAAAAACTTATAAGGAGCAAATTTTCCTTCGTTCTCCTTGCCCTCCTAACGGGTAAAGGGAGGAAATTGAAGGCAGGATTTTATGAGCTTTCCCCAGCTCTTCCCTCATGGAAGATATTGGGCATCCTCGCCGAAGGCGAAGTGAAGAAAATCAAAGTAACCATTCCTGAGGGCTTCAGTATAAGGCAGATAGGGGAGAGGCTGGAAAAAGCTGGCATAGTCTCCGCTAAAGAGTTCGTTCATCTCGCTACAAACGCTCCCCTTACCCTCAGAATGATAGTGGGCGCTCCCTCCGGTAATCTGGAGGGATTTCTATTCCCCGATACATACTACTTTGCAAAAGGGGAAAGCCCCGAGAACATTTTGAAGGCTATGCTATGGAACTTTCGGAAAAAGGTTCTGGAGAAGGTGGAAAGAGGCGGTGAACTTCCATTTTACGACGCGCTAAAACTTGCCTCCTTAGTTGAATGGGAGGCAAAGCACGACGAGGAAAGGAGGCTGATAGCTGGTGTCCTTCTAAATAGATTGAGAAAGGGAATGAAGCTTGAATGTGACGCTACAGTTCAATATGTTTTGCCCAGACATAAGGAAAGAATCACATATAAGGATTTGGAGATAGATTCCCCATATAATACCTATAAGGTGAAGGGATTGCCTCCAACCCCAATATGCAACCCCGGACTTCCATCCATAGAGGCGGCGCTGAATCCTGAAGACACGCCTTTCCTCTTTTATGTAGCTCGTCCAGATGGTTATCACATCTTCTCTTTGACCGCTGAGGAACATTTCAAGGCTGTAGAGAGGGCGAGAAGGCTTTGGCAAGGGGAAAAGGGATAG
- a CDS encoding DDE-type integrase/transposase/recombinase, which translates to MRCVQTDNGSEFAGEFEDFLRNKCIIHFYTHPKRPQESGYVERFQRTIQEYCIDVYPLDSTDIEEFNNQRSLKCYGIIH; encoded by the coding sequence GTGAGGTGTGTTCAAACGGATAACGGGAGCGAGTTCGCGGGAGAATTTGAAGATTTTCTCAGGAATAAGTGTATCATCCATTTCTACACTCATCCAAAGAGACCGCAAGAGAGCGGCTATGTGGAGCGATTCCAGAGAACTATCCAAGAATATTGCATAGATGTATACCCGCTGGACTCAACGGATATAGAGGAATTTAATAACCAGAGGAGTCTCAAATGTTATGGAATTATACACTAA
- a CDS encoding archaemetzincin family Zn-dependent metalloprotease has protein sequence MRIKIYPVGDLRCDILPYLKEELFRIISFPCSISEETIAPPPEAKVGERYNASIILHNLPSCDEGERVLGVCDLDLFVPGYNFIFGEAEFMGTRALISLYRLYPQFWGEPPNDAILLERAVKEATHEIGHTFGLRHCPNRRCVMHFSNSIWDTDIKGALFCENCQAQLKDNFFGR, from the coding sequence ATGAGGATTAAGATTTATCCCGTTGGCGATTTAAGATGCGATATCCTCCCTTATCTCAAGGAGGAACTCTTCAGGATAATCTCCTTCCCCTGTTCCATTAGTGAGGAAACCATTGCTCCCCCTCCGGAGGCGAAGGTGGGAGAAAGATACAACGCCTCAATCATCCTTCACAACCTTCCCTCATGTGATGAAGGGGAAAGGGTGTTAGGGGTATGCGACCTTGACCTATTTGTTCCGGGCTACAATTTCATATTTGGTGAGGCTGAGTTTATGGGAACCCGTGCTTTAATAAGCCTCTATAGGCTTTATCCCCAATTTTGGGGTGAGCCACCAAACGATGCAATCCTTTTGGAGCGAGCAGTAAAGGAAGCAACTCACGAGATTGGACATACATTTGGCTTGCGTCATTGTCCAAATAGGCGCTGTGTGATGCATTTCTCCAATTCAATTTGGGATACAGATATAAAGGGAGCCCTTTTCTGCGAGAATTGCCAAGCCCAGCTGAAAGATAATTTCTTTGGAAGGTGA
- a CDS encoding transketolase, whose translation MNDKIKELKIIATKLRIDIIEMLAAAGSGHAGGSLSCADIIACLYFSVMRHNPKNPKWRERDRFVLSKGHACPALYAALAEAGYFPREEIFTLRKLNSILQGHPDMNKTPGVEFSSGSLGQGFAAAFGMALGYKMDNNPGRIFVMLGDGECQEGIVWETAMGVSHYNLDNLTAILDYNNLQIDGRVSEIMEIAPISEKFRSFGWTVYEIDGHNIEEILWALSPERIVPGKPTLIVARTIKGKGVSFMENQVDWHGKAPSKDEAEIALKELREELERLMKDEGSC comes from the coding sequence ATGAATGACAAGATAAAGGAGTTAAAGATTATCGCTACGAAGCTGAGGATAGATATAATAGAGATGCTCGCAGCAGCGGGTTCAGGGCATGCAGGCGGTTCCTTATCCTGTGCTGATATCATAGCCTGCCTTTACTTTTCCGTTATGCGACATAATCCTAAAAACCCAAAATGGCGAGAGAGGGATAGATTCGTTTTGAGCAAGGGGCACGCCTGCCCTGCCCTTTATGCCGCCCTCGCCGAGGCAGGATACTTCCCAAGGGAGGAAATCTTCACATTGAGAAAGCTGAACAGCATTCTGCAAGGACATCCAGATATGAATAAGACTCCCGGTGTTGAGTTTTCAAGCGGCTCACTTGGACAGGGTTTCGCAGCTGCTTTCGGTATGGCATTGGGATATAAGATGGATAATAACCCGGGGCGTATCTTCGTTATGCTCGGGGATGGGGAATGCCAGGAAGGGATAGTTTGGGAAACTGCTATGGGAGTGAGCCATTATAATCTTGATAATCTAACAGCTATCTTGGACTATAACAATCTGCAAATAGATGGAAGGGTCTCGGAAATTATGGAAATCGCTCCTATCTCCGAGAAATTCCGTTCCTTTGGCTGGACTGTCTATGAAATAGATGGACATAACATTGAGGAAATCCTCTGGGCGCTTTCGCCCGAGAGGATAGTGCCGGGAAAACCGACGCTCATCGTCGCTCGCACGATAAAGGGAAAGGGGGTTTCCTTTATGGAAAACCAAGTTGATTGGCACGGCAAAGCTCCTTCT